Proteins from a genomic interval of Thermoanaerobacterium thermosaccharolyticum DSM 571:
- a CDS encoding DUF4340 domain-containing protein, translating to MKTFRNTIIMFVILGVLVGYYYYIKATKKPAPSTNIISISKNKLSSIDIKDSNNEMAIVKSGSAYKVIKPISYAADNTNASDLFNSLTQLKYNRKFTDTDLKKYGLDKSNFTITASSSNGNTEELIVGNKSPVGNSYYAKLSNSQYIYVVDASSIENFQLTSSDTLFNYLNKDLYTISKDKISKVTYTDSFGTRYMQKNKSGKWTYNGKEISSDKSESFLNDIVLLSPTGIDPNKKINGNNSSFTLAISDGSKNEEVKFLTNDNTNYYIQKNNNQIGLYITKDQLNSLITDVKSIMK from the coding sequence ATGAAGACTTTTAGAAACACTATAATAATGTTTGTTATACTTGGTGTGCTTGTAGGATATTATTATTACATCAAAGCTACAAAGAAGCCTGCACCGTCAACAAATATCATCAGCATAAGCAAAAATAAATTGTCTTCTATAGACATAAAAGATTCTAATAATGAAATGGCTATTGTAAAAAGTGGCAGCGCCTATAAAGTTATTAAACCGATAAGCTATGCTGCAGACAACACAAATGCCAGTGATTTATTCAATTCACTCACACAATTAAAATACAACAGAAAATTTACTGACACAGATTTAAAGAAATATGGATTGGACAAATCAAATTTTACCATTACTGCATCATCCAGCAATGGCAATACAGAAGAATTGATTGTTGGAAATAAATCACCAGTTGGCAATTCGTACTATGCTAAATTATCAAATTCACAGTATATATACGTTGTGGACGCAAGCTCGATAGAGAATTTTCAACTTACAAGTAGTGATACACTATTTAATTATTTAAATAAAGATCTATACACAATATCTAAAGACAAAATATCAAAAGTAACTTATACAGATTCTTTTGGAACCCGTTATATGCAAAAAAATAAAAGTGGAAAATGGACTTACAATGGTAAAGAAATAAGCAGTGACAAATCAGAAAGCTTTCTCAATGATATAGTTTTATTGAGCCCGACAGGAATAGATCCTAATAAAAAAATCAACGGAAATAATTCTAGCTTCACACTTGCCATATCAGATGGTAGTAAAAATGAGGAAGTCAAATTCTTGACAAATGACAATACTAATTACTACATCCAGAAGAACAACAATCAAATAGGACTTTATATAACAAAAGACCAACTAAATAGCTTAATAACCGACGTAAAAAGCATAATGAAATAA
- a CDS encoding GldG family protein — protein MNRVRLKYGSNMILAIVILLGILIFGNLVLAQKPIKWDLTKSKQYTLSDKTKQVLKNLKTDVTVYAFFKNDSAKTRVQNLLDEYSGLSKRIKVQFIDPDKNPSLAQKFGITDYDTTLFLNSKDDSKRQIVNSYDIFTQSQETGQTVFNGEQQFTQAIINVTEVSKTNAYIIQGHNEVNSTSSLTTFKTALQGEGYNVNDLNIGQSGGIPKDAGLIIIANPQMDYNDQEMNAILDYLKKGGKAFIMMGAENGPLTEKSINNLLSNWNVKIDNDIVVDPSRNYFMDALSPVPQYGYHGITDKLESANLASVAPSSRSITYKESNSSSTSIQSILTTSDKAWGETNFNSKQATFDNNDIKGPLTLGVTISDSKTGMKVVVLGNDLMATDKVIGLEGNRDLLMNSANWLANKTTQISISPKSLDYATLFMTGKQADYMFIVTVIVIPLVIWIIGGVVFFRRRAL, from the coding sequence TTGAACAGAGTCAGATTAAAATACGGAAGCAATATGATTTTAGCAATCGTCATTTTACTAGGCATATTAATTTTCGGCAACTTGGTATTAGCCCAAAAGCCTATAAAATGGGATCTTACTAAATCAAAACAATACACTCTTTCAGATAAAACAAAACAAGTTTTAAAAAATTTAAAAACTGATGTAACAGTCTATGCATTTTTCAAGAATGATAGTGCAAAGACACGAGTTCAGAATCTTTTAGATGAATACTCCGGATTGTCAAAAAGGATAAAAGTTCAATTTATAGATCCTGATAAGAATCCTTCATTAGCACAAAAATTCGGAATAACTGATTATGACACTACACTGTTTTTGAACAGCAAAGATGACAGCAAAAGGCAAATAGTTAATTCATATGATATATTTACCCAATCACAAGAAACTGGTCAGACGGTTTTCAACGGTGAACAGCAATTTACTCAAGCAATAATAAATGTTACAGAAGTCAGCAAGACAAACGCTTATATCATTCAAGGCCACAATGAAGTAAACAGCACAAGCTCTCTAACAACCTTTAAAACAGCACTGCAAGGTGAAGGTTACAACGTAAATGATTTAAATATAGGGCAATCCGGCGGTATACCAAAAGATGCTGGTCTTATAATAATAGCTAACCCTCAAATGGATTACAACGACCAAGAAATGAATGCTATCTTAGACTACTTGAAAAAAGGTGGAAAAGCCTTCATTATGATGGGAGCTGAAAACGGCCCTCTAACTGAGAAATCAATAAACAATTTGCTGTCGAATTGGAATGTAAAGATCGACAATGATATTGTAGTTGATCCTTCAAGGAACTATTTCATGGATGCTTTATCCCCTGTTCCGCAATACGGATATCACGGCATCACCGATAAACTAGAATCTGCTAATTTAGCATCAGTTGCACCAAGTTCCAGAAGCATAACTTACAAAGAATCAAATAGCAGCAGTACATCGATTCAATCAATCTTGACAACAAGTGATAAAGCATGGGGCGAAACAAATTTCAACAGCAAACAAGCAACCTTTGACAACAATGACATAAAAGGTCCTCTAACTCTTGGTGTTACTATTTCCGACAGCAAGACAGGTATGAAAGTTGTCGTGCTTGGCAATGACCTTATGGCAACTGATAAAGTTATTGGTTTAGAAGGCAACAGGGACCTTCTTATGAACAGTGCCAATTGGCTTGCAAACAAGACGACACAGATATCTATAAGTCCAAAATCTCTTGACTATGCAACTTTATTTATGACTGGAAAACAAGCAGATTATATGTTTATAGTAACAGTCATTGTTATCCCTCTAGTTATCTGGATAATAGGCGGGGTAGTCTTCTTCAGGAGGAGAGCTTTATGA
- a CDS encoding ABC transporter permease: MKILTIYKRELKSYFLSPLAYVLVGFLLLISGYFFATFVLSTQYALMSPVFSNMVFVFMFISPILTMRLISEEMKNGTDQLLMTSPLKITDMVLGKYFASLTVYTLSLVISLIYPLYLKIYSTPDFGPILTGYIGTFLMGAAFIAIGIFASSLTENQLIAGVIGFSILLLFWIISWLGDVFQGTAKTIVENLSLLQRFNNFQNGVLSLNDIVFYLSVIIFFVFVTIMVVDKRRWS, translated from the coding sequence ATGAAAATTCTGACAATATACAAAAGGGAGCTTAAGTCATACTTTCTATCGCCTCTTGCATATGTGCTGGTAGGTTTTTTGCTGCTTATATCCGGCTATTTCTTTGCAACATTTGTTCTCTCAACACAATATGCACTTATGTCTCCTGTCTTTAGCAACATGGTTTTTGTCTTCATGTTTATAAGCCCAATTTTGACGATGAGGTTGATATCAGAAGAAATGAAGAATGGAACTGATCAGCTTCTCATGACATCACCGCTTAAAATAACAGACATGGTTTTGGGTAAATACTTTGCATCATTGACCGTCTACACTCTATCACTGGTGATTTCGCTAATATATCCTTTATATCTTAAAATATACAGCACACCAGATTTTGGACCTATTCTTACAGGTTATATAGGAACATTTTTGATGGGAGCAGCATTTATAGCAATAGGTATTTTTGCATCATCCTTAACAGAAAATCAGCTTATTGCCGGTGTCATAGGTTTTTCAATTCTGCTATTGTTTTGGATTATTAGCTGGCTAGGTGATGTATTCCAGGGAACAGCTAAAACTATTGTGGAAAACCTTTCGCTGCTACAAAGATTCAATAACTTTCAAAACGGTGTATTAAGCTTAAATGACATTGTATTTTACTTGAGTGTAATAATCTTCTTCGTTTTTGTGACTATCATGGTTGTTGACAAAAGACGCTGGAGTTAG
- a CDS encoding ABC transporter ATP-binding protein, with the protein MMIEVNNVTKVYGNRKAVDNISFSVDSGEIVGFLGPNGAGKSSTMKMITGFMPPTSGTIKIAGYDIIEDSLMAKKHIGYLPEVPPLYLDMTVEAYLAFVCELKEVPKDKRKSTVDKVLSEVGLSDVRKRIIKNLSKGYKQRVGLAQAIIGDPDVLVLDEPTVGLDPKQIKEIRDIIKELGKKHTIILSTHILPEVSMICDRVIIINKGKIVAMDSTENLIDTIGKSKRYFLKVLGSIEKISTTLKGIDGIKDFKSKADSKENCIDIDVETDVNNDLRKEIFFSFAKQNLPIIEFRPVNYSLEEVFLQLTTDEEVNSNENSDNIQKGA; encoded by the coding sequence ATGATGATTGAAGTAAACAATGTAACTAAAGTTTACGGAAACCGCAAAGCTGTAGACAATATAAGCTTTTCTGTAGACAGTGGAGAAATAGTAGGATTCTTAGGTCCCAACGGTGCTGGAAAAAGTTCAACTATGAAAATGATAACCGGTTTTATGCCACCAACATCAGGCACAATAAAAATTGCCGGGTACGATATCATAGAAGACTCATTAATGGCAAAAAAGCATATTGGTTATCTTCCAGAAGTTCCACCACTGTATTTGGATATGACTGTTGAAGCTTATCTAGCATTTGTCTGTGAATTAAAAGAAGTCCCAAAAGATAAAAGAAAATCAACAGTTGATAAAGTCCTAAGTGAAGTAGGATTGTCTGATGTAAGAAAAAGAATTATTAAAAACTTATCAAAAGGTTACAAGCAGAGAGTTGGACTGGCTCAAGCAATCATTGGAGATCCAGATGTACTGGTTCTTGATGAACCGACAGTAGGCCTAGATCCCAAACAAATCAAAGAAATAAGGGACATTATAAAAGAACTAGGAAAAAAGCATACCATCATACTGAGTACTCATATTTTACCTGAAGTAAGCATGATATGTGACAGAGTTATAATCATAAACAAAGGTAAAATTGTCGCAATGGACTCTACTGAAAACTTAATCGATACTATAGGAAAATCAAAAAGATATTTCCTTAAAGTCTTAGGTTCAATTGAAAAAATATCAACTACTTTAAAAGGAATAGATGGAATAAAAGATTTTAAATCGAAGGCAGACTCAAAAGAAAATTGTATCGACATCGATGTTGAAACAGACGTAAACAACGACTTAAGAAAAGAGATTTTCTTTTCTTTCGCAAAGCAAAATCTGCCTATTATAGAATTTAGGCCTGTAAACTACAGCTTAGAAGAAGTCTTCCTGCAGCTTACAACAGATGAGGAGGTAAATAGTAATGAAAATTCTGACAATATACAAAAGGGAGCTTAA
- a CDS encoding 50S ribosomal protein L25/general stress protein Ctc gives MQNVELEAVLRVPGKNAARKLKEKGYIPAILYGKGMESIPLAVETGKLRTIVQKHGRNVLLNLVVNGATHQAILKDEQRDELTGKLIHIDFQRVSMNEKIEAAVPLKLEGVGVIESKGLLVQHQKWELNVESLPTSLPDEIVVDVSNLKIGDTLFVKDVNVPEGVEKVDDPDEVILTIVAPKNADVPETDESVETSSENG, from the coding sequence ATGCAAAATGTCGAACTTGAAGCTGTATTGAGAGTACCGGGTAAGAATGCGGCCCGCAAATTAAAGGAAAAAGGCTACATTCCTGCCATACTATACGGAAAGGGCATGGAGAGCATTCCACTAGCTGTTGAGACCGGTAAGCTTCGCACAATAGTACAAAAACACGGCAGGAATGTCCTCCTCAATTTGGTAGTAAATGGTGCTACACATCAAGCAATATTGAAAGATGAACAGAGAGATGAGTTGACAGGAAAGCTGATACATATAGATTTTCAGCGTGTTTCTATGAATGAGAAAATTGAGGCGGCAGTACCATTAAAATTAGAAGGTGTTGGTGTCATTGAGAGTAAAGGCCTCCTCGTTCAGCACCAGAAATGGGAGCTTAATGTGGAGTCACTACCTACATCTCTTCCAGACGAAATTGTGGTAGATGTATCGAATTTGAAAATTGGCGATACATTGTTTGTAAAAGATGTAAATGTTCCTGAAGGAGTTGAAAAGGTAGACGATCCTGATGAAGTTATTTTGACAATAGTTGCTCCGAAGAATGCGGATGTGCCTGAAACAGATGAGAGTGTTGAAACTTCATCAGAAAATGGCTAA
- the lysA gene encoding diaminopimelate decarboxylase: MRINSKGHLEIAGCDTVKIAKQYGTPLYVIDEEQLRENCRSFYNGFKRNYPGNEVIYASKAFMTTAICKIIEEENLGLDVVSGGELYTALKADFPVKNIYFHGNNKSADELTMALEYNIGCIIVDNWFELNMLNELAFKMGKKPNIYLRVSPGVEAHTHEYIKTGQIDSKFGFPLFNGDALDAIKYALTLDNVNLTGLHCHIGSQIFSYDSYKAEIDIMMNFLKKVKDHTGWEVGELDLGGGFGIAYVEEDDPQPIELIANEIMKSVEEYSRNLNIKMPHIIVEPGRSIIGNAGTTLYTVGAIKNIPGVRKYVSVDGGMADNIRTALYGAKYNAIVANKARKINLEKVSIAGKCCESGDMLIWDIELPQLESGDIIAVTCTGAYNYSMASNYNRLPRPAAVLVNNGESDLIVARETYEDLVRNDVIPQRLLNENKKIINY; this comes from the coding sequence ATGCGCATAAATTCAAAAGGGCATCTGGAAATAGCCGGATGTGATACGGTTAAAATAGCAAAACAATACGGAACTCCGTTATATGTTATAGATGAAGAACAGCTTAGAGAAAATTGCCGTTCATTTTACAATGGATTTAAAAGGAACTATCCTGGAAATGAAGTAATTTATGCCAGCAAGGCATTTATGACTACCGCCATTTGTAAAATCATTGAAGAGGAAAATTTAGGCCTTGATGTAGTTTCAGGCGGTGAACTATACACAGCTTTAAAAGCTGATTTCCCTGTCAAAAATATTTATTTCCATGGCAACAATAAATCAGCAGATGAGCTTACTATGGCGTTGGAATACAACATTGGCTGCATTATAGTCGATAACTGGTTTGAATTAAATATGTTAAATGAGTTAGCATTTAAGATGGGTAAAAAGCCCAATATCTATTTAAGGGTATCTCCAGGTGTTGAAGCACATACACATGAATACATCAAAACCGGTCAAATTGATTCAAAGTTTGGATTTCCGCTTTTCAATGGAGATGCACTTGACGCCATAAAATATGCCTTAACACTGGATAATGTCAATTTGACTGGTCTTCATTGCCACATTGGTTCGCAAATATTTAGCTACGATTCATATAAGGCAGAAATTGACATTATGATGAATTTCCTAAAAAAAGTTAAAGATCACACTGGTTGGGAAGTTGGTGAACTGGATTTAGGGGGTGGATTCGGCATTGCATATGTGGAGGAAGACGATCCACAACCAATAGAATTAATAGCAAACGAAATAATGAAATCCGTTGAAGAATATTCAAGAAACTTAAATATAAAAATGCCACATATTATTGTAGAACCCGGACGTTCAATAATAGGAAATGCTGGTACTACGTTGTATACAGTTGGCGCAATCAAAAATATACCGGGTGTAAGAAAATACGTTTCAGTTGATGGCGGAATGGCAGACAATATACGCACAGCACTATACGGCGCAAAATACAATGCAATTGTTGCAAACAAAGCTAGAAAAATCAACCTTGAAAAAGTGTCTATCGCCGGTAAATGCTGTGAATCTGGTGACATGCTAATATGGGATATAGAACTTCCACAACTTGAAAGCGGAGATATTATAGCTGTCACTTGTACTGGTGCTTACAATTATTCAATGGCAAGCAATTACAACCGTCTTCCACGTCCTGCTGCCGTACTTGTAAACAATGGTGAATCAGATTTGATAGTAGCAAGAGAAACTTACGAAGACTTGGTAAGAAATGACGTTATACCACAAAGATTATTAAATGAAAATAAAAAGATTATAAATTATTAA
- a CDS encoding CBO0543 family protein, translated as MQWVIVSIVSWIIFILLIDLKQIKYTIWAGLLAVISQLIIDNMAFHLKLYDFKNDIIEIFNSSLFFTFGAPFTIGTIFAQTYPKNRMLRFINIFASTALFFVLEYALKLSGVLEYIHWHYFYSITIDVLVLMSLGNFITIFKLAPWMRKE; from the coding sequence ATGCAATGGGTAATAGTTTCAATAGTTTCGTGGATTATTTTTATACTGCTAATAGACTTAAAACAGATAAAGTACACAATATGGGCAGGGCTTTTAGCTGTCATAAGCCAGTTAATAATTGATAACATGGCATTTCACTTGAAACTATATGACTTTAAAAACGATATTATAGAGATTTTTAATTCTTCACTTTTCTTCACGTTTGGAGCACCATTTACAATAGGAACTATATTTGCTCAAACTTATCCTAAGAATAGAATGCTTAGATTTATCAATATTTTTGCTTCAACAGCGCTTTTTTTTGTATTGGAATATGCATTAAAGCTTTCAGGAGTTTTAGAGTATATTCATTGGCACTATTTTTACAGCATAACAATAGATGTCTTGGTGTTAATGTCGTTAGGTAATTTTATTACAATATTTAAGTTAGCGCCATGGATGAGGAAAGAATAA
- a CDS encoding ABC transporter ATP-binding protein, with the protein MADVVLKHVYKTYQGGVTAVKDFNLEIKDKEFIVLVGPSGCGKSTTLRMVAGLEEISQGELYIDGKLVNDVPPKDRDIAMVFQNYALYPHMTVYDNMAFGLKLRKVPRAEIDQKVKEAARILGIEEYLKRKPKALSGGQRQRVALGRAIVRNPKVFLMDEPLSNLDAKLRVQMRTEIAKLHDRLQTTFIYVTHDQTEAMTMGSRIVVMKDGVIQQVDKPQVIYEHPDNLFVAGFIGSPQMNFIDARLESSDGKVYASFKGFKIVVPDGIVKRLKDESYIGKEVVLGIRPEDLHDEEVFLEAYPESVIETKVDVTELMGSETYLYLDLQGQPLTARVDPRSTAKAGDVIKIGIDTNKLHLFDKETEKTILNR; encoded by the coding sequence ATGGCTGATGTTGTTCTTAAACATGTATACAAAACATATCAAGGTGGAGTAACTGCTGTTAAAGATTTTAACTTGGAAATAAAAGACAAAGAATTTATAGTTTTAGTAGGTCCATCTGGATGTGGAAAATCTACGACATTAAGGATGGTTGCAGGTCTTGAGGAGATAAGTCAAGGAGAATTATATATCGATGGAAAGTTAGTAAATGATGTACCACCAAAGGACAGAGATATAGCTATGGTGTTCCAGAATTATGCATTGTATCCTCATATGACCGTTTATGACAACATGGCTTTCGGCTTGAAGCTGAGAAAAGTACCGAGAGCAGAGATAGATCAAAAAGTAAAAGAAGCAGCTAGAATACTCGGAATAGAAGAGTATTTAAAGAGGAAACCAAAAGCGCTGTCAGGTGGACAGAGGCAGAGGGTTGCATTGGGACGTGCTATTGTACGTAATCCGAAGGTATTCCTTATGGATGAACCTCTTTCAAACCTTGATGCCAAATTAAGAGTACAAATGAGGACAGAGATTGCTAAGCTGCACGATAGACTTCAGACTACATTCATATATGTAACACACGACCAGACAGAAGCTATGACGATGGGTTCAAGGATAGTTGTTATGAAGGATGGTGTCATACAGCAAGTTGACAAGCCACAGGTTATATACGAACATCCAGATAATTTGTTTGTGGCAGGTTTTATTGGAAGTCCGCAGATGAACTTTATAGATGCAAGACTTGAAAGTTCAGACGGGAAAGTATATGCATCATTCAAAGGTTTTAAAATTGTAGTTCCTGATGGAATTGTGAAAAGATTAAAAGATGAAAGCTATATAGGTAAAGAAGTTGTATTAGGCATAAGACCTGAAGACCTCCATGACGAGGAAGTATTCCTTGAAGCATATCCAGAAAGTGTAATAGAGACAAAAGTTGATGTTACAGAGCTTATGGGTTCAGAAACTTACCTTTATCTCGATCTGCAAGGACAACCGTTAACAGCAAGAGTTGATCCAAGGTCAACAGCAAAAGCAGGCGATGTTATTAAGATAGGCATAGATACAAATAAACTACACTTATTTGACAAAGAGACGGAAAAAACGATATTAAATAGATAA
- a CDS encoding NAD(P)/FAD-dependent oxidoreductase — protein sequence MDIVIIGNSAAMVGAVEAIRKHDKTSNIIVISDEKYHVYSRPLISYYLADTVTEEKMAYRDKDFYQKNNVKTILGVKATSIDENKKTVILENGDLVKYDKLLIATGGKPFIPPIDGLDKKNIQTFIKLDEAKKLKSSIKPNSKAVIVGGGLIGFKAAEGLHALGADVTIVELADRILSTILDNESASIVTKRLLKDGIKIKLGTTIDKIVGEDYVKEVHLKNGDVLPTDILIFAIGVTPNVDIVKGTSIKVNRGILVDKNMKTNIDDVYAAGDVAEGFDVLLNSNRVVPIWPNAYMQGETAGLNMIGIESTTKGIFPMNSIGYKDTYIITAGIINPPDDSYDVMVKADLDKNTYKKIVLKGNNIVGFILINDVDRAGIYTGLIREKIDVTPFRNHLLKDDFGYINFPKDLRKSKMLGQEVR from the coding sequence ATGGATATAGTAATAATCGGAAACTCCGCTGCAATGGTTGGGGCAGTGGAAGCAATTAGAAAACATGACAAAACATCAAACATAATAGTTATTTCCGATGAAAAATACCATGTATACTCTAGACCGTTAATATCATACTACCTTGCAGATACTGTTACAGAAGAAAAAATGGCATATAGAGATAAAGACTTTTATCAAAAAAATAATGTTAAAACGATACTTGGTGTAAAAGCAACATCTATAGACGAAAATAAAAAGACAGTTATATTAGAAAATGGAGATTTAGTAAAATATGATAAATTATTAATAGCCACAGGCGGTAAACCATTTATCCCACCTATTGACGGACTTGATAAGAAAAATATCCAGACCTTTATCAAACTTGATGAAGCAAAAAAATTAAAATCATCCATTAAACCTAATTCAAAAGCAGTAATAGTCGGAGGCGGATTGATAGGATTCAAAGCTGCAGAAGGACTTCATGCACTTGGTGCAGATGTGACAATCGTGGAGCTGGCAGATAGAATATTAAGTACAATACTAGATAATGAATCTGCATCAATTGTTACAAAAAGATTACTAAAAGACGGCATCAAAATAAAATTAGGCACTACAATTGATAAAATTGTTGGAGAAGATTATGTGAAAGAAGTGCATTTGAAAAATGGTGATGTTTTGCCAACAGATATACTAATATTTGCCATAGGCGTAACTCCAAATGTAGATATAGTAAAAGGCACATCCATCAAAGTCAACCGCGGAATATTAGTAGATAAAAACATGAAAACTAATATAGATGATGTATACGCCGCGGGAGATGTTGCAGAAGGATTTGATGTGCTTTTAAATTCAAATAGAGTCGTGCCAATATGGCCTAATGCGTATATGCAAGGAGAAACTGCTGGTTTAAATATGATTGGCATTGAAAGTACAACAAAAGGTATATTTCCCATGAATTCAATAGGATATAAAGATACTTACATCATAACAGCAGGAATTATAAATCCACCTGATGATTCATATGATGTGATGGTAAAAGCAGATTTAGATAAAAATACCTATAAGAAAATTGTCCTTAAAGGAAATAACATCGTCGGATTCATATTGATAAATGATGTCGATAGAGCAGGAATATATACAGGCTTAATAAGAGAAAAAATTGACGTTACACCATTTAGAAATCATCTTTTAAAAGATGATTTTGGATACATCAATTTCCCTAAGGACTTAAGAAAATCTAAAATGTTAGGCCAGGAGGTGCGGTAA
- a CDS encoding 4Fe-4S dicluster domain-containing protein: MKKVYAKEEVCVGCKLCEVYCITSHSKYKDVLKAYKLDSTRPAPKIIVEEERPISFSLQCRHCDDAPCVKACITGAMQRNPETGAIICDTDKCVGCWTCVLVCSFGAIVRDLNNKIASKCDLCAETGEPACVKNCPNEALVFSEGGI; the protein is encoded by the coding sequence ATGAAGAAGGTATATGCAAAGGAAGAAGTTTGCGTCGGATGCAAACTTTGCGAAGTATACTGCATAACGTCTCATTCAAAATATAAAGATGTGCTAAAAGCATACAAATTAGACAGCACACGTCCAGCACCAAAAATCATAGTCGAAGAAGAACGTCCTATATCTTTTTCATTACAGTGCAGGCACTGTGACGATGCTCCTTGTGTCAAAGCCTGCATAACAGGCGCAATGCAAAGAAATCCTGAAACTGGTGCTATCATCTGTGATACAGATAAATGTGTAGGATGTTGGACATGTGTTCTTGTTTGCAGCTTTGGTGCAATTGTAAGGGACTTAAACAACAAAATTGCTTCAAAATGCGACCTTTGTGCGGAAACTGGTGAACCTGCCTGCGTAAAAAACTGTCCTAACGAAGCTCTTGTATTCTCAGAAGGAGGTATATAG
- a CDS encoding glutamate synthase-related protein — MSLNYLTPEFKVLRDYDRCINCKVCMRQCANEVHSYDEDLDKMIEDDYKCVNCQRCVVMCPTHALTIIKHPQVFRENANWTYDAIRDIYKQAETGGVLLSAMGNDRPYPIYWDKMVINASQVTNPSIDPLREPMELRIFVGRKPDKIELDENLNVKTKMPPQLKLNFPIMFSAMSYGSISYNAHASLARAAKELGIYYNTGEGGLHKDFRKYGENTIVQVASGRFGVDREYLKTAAAVEIKIGQGAKPGIGGHLPGEKVSADISETRMIPVGSDAISPAPHHDIYSIEDLSQLIYSLKEATDYKKPVGVKIAAVNNVAAIASGIARAGADYIAIDGFRGGTGAAPKRIRDNVGIPIEFAIASVDSRLRSEGIRHTISLIAAGSIRNSADIIKAIALGADAVYIGSAALIALGCHMCQQCNTGKCNWGIATQDPNLVKRLNPEIGYKRLINLITAWGHEIQEMLGGMGINDIESLKGNRLMLRGIGMTQKELDILGILAAGE; from the coding sequence ATGAGCCTTAATTACCTCACTCCAGAATTCAAAGTGTTGAGAGATTATGATAGATGTATAAATTGCAAAGTCTGTATGAGACAATGTGCTAATGAAGTCCACAGCTACGATGAAGACTTAGACAAAATGATAGAAGATGATTACAAATGTGTAAACTGTCAAAGATGCGTTGTAATGTGTCCTACACATGCTTTGACAATCATAAAACACCCTCAAGTATTTCGCGAAAATGCAAATTGGACATACGACGCAATAAGAGATATATACAAGCAGGCAGAAACTGGAGGCGTTCTTCTGTCTGCAATGGGAAACGACAGACCGTACCCAATCTATTGGGACAAGATGGTAATTAATGCAAGCCAGGTTACAAATCCCTCCATTGACCCATTGAGAGAACCTATGGAGCTGAGAATATTTGTAGGAAGAAAACCTGACAAGATAGAGCTGGATGAAAATTTAAATGTAAAAACAAAGATGCCTCCACAACTTAAATTAAATTTTCCTATTATGTTTTCTGCTATGTCTTATGGTTCCATAAGCTACAATGCTCACGCATCACTGGCAAGGGCAGCAAAAGAATTAGGAATATACTACAATACTGGTGAGGGCGGTCTTCACAAGGATTTTAGAAAATACGGCGAAAACACAATCGTTCAAGTTGCATCTGGCAGATTTGGAGTTGATAGAGAATATTTAAAAACAGCAGCAGCAGTAGAAATAAAGATAGGTCAAGGTGCAAAGCCCGGCATTGGAGGACATTTGCCCGGTGAAAAGGTAAGCGCCGACATATCTGAAACAAGAATGATACCTGTCGGTAGCGATGCTATCTCCCCTGCGCCTCATCACGACATATATTCTATCGAAGATTTGAGCCAATTGATTTACTCATTAAAAGAAGCGACAGACTATAAAAAACCTGTCGGTGTAAAGATAGCCGCTGTAAACAATGTTGCTGCAATAGCATCAGGCATTGCAAGAGCTGGTGCAGATTACATCGCCATAGATGGATTTAGAGGTGGTACAGGTGCAGCTCCAAAGCGCATAAGAGATAACGTAGGCATTCCTATTGAATTTGCGATAGCATCTGTCGACTCAAGACTTCGCTCTGAAGGCATTAGACACACTATTTCCCTTATTGCTGCAGGAAGCATTAGAAACAGCGCAGACATAATAAAAGCAATTGCCCTTGGAGCCGATGCAGTGTATATAGGTTCTGCAGCTTTAATCGCCCTTGGATGCCACATGTGTCAACAATGCAATACTGGAAAGTGTAACTGGGGCATTGCAACTCAAGATCCAAACTTAGTAAAAAGATTAAATCCTGAAATTGGATACAAGAGGCTTATAAACCTTATTACAGCATGGGGACATGAGATACAAGAAATGCTTGGCGGTATGGGAATAAATGATATTGAAAGCTTAAAAGGCAACAGGCTGATGCTGAGAGGAATAGGCATGACCCAGAAAGAGTTAGATATATTAGGCATATTAGCTGCTGGCGAATAA